Genomic segment of Sphingomonas sp. KRR8:
ATTGTGTTTGCCGTGGCACCGATTGGGCGGTCGCCACCAGAAAGACAGGGAGTTACCAATGTTCGCTTCGTCGTCGTCCTTCCGCAGTGTCGCCGTCAGCCTGGCCGGCGCCTTCGTCACCGCCATGCTGTTTGTTTCGGCCGCCGTCGGCCCGATCCACCTCGCCTGAAGGGACGCCAAGTTGGAAAAGTTTCAGCTGAACCGTCGGGATGCCAAGTTGATGGGCGTGGGAGCGGGGATCGCGGACGCGACCGGCGTCGACCCGCTCGTCGTCCGCCTCGGTCTGGTACTCGCGGTGCTGGTCACCGGCCCGATTGCGGTCATCCTCTACTTCGTCGCCGCCTGGCTCGCCTCCGACCGTTGAGGCGAGCCACCGCGCGTTTTGGCCATTGCCTGGGCTGATCTGACCGTTACACTGACCCATGCCGATCGATGGAGGGACCATGCCCATCCTCTCGGCTTTGCTGCTTGCAATTTCCCCGCCTCTGCTGCCGCCTCACGCGGCGACCCTGATCGTCTACCGCGCTTATGCCGAGCCGATCCTGTTCGCACCCACGCTGCTGATTGACGGCAAGGAGTTCGGAACGCTCGGACAAAAGCGCCTGCTGGCCTTTGCGCTGCCGCCCGGGCCTCATCACCTGGAGATCGTCTGGCCGCACTTCGCGCTGCAGCGGTCGACCGATCTCGACATCGTGGCTGCACCGGACGGCAAGTCCTACGTGGAGCTTCAGGCCGCCGCGGGCTTCATGCGCCGCAAAGGTCAGTCCGCCCTTGTCGAGCAGGACCCGGCGACGGGCGCGGCGGCCATCGCCTGCTGCCACCCGCCGCGCTGATGGGAACAACCGAGCGGTTGGGGAATTGAAACGCCTCAGTAACGTCGACGGCCCCGCTGGGGGGCCAAACGCAAAACAGGGGTGAATTCCTATGAAGAAGCTTTCCGCACTGGCTGTCGCTGCCGGCCTGATGTCGCTCGCCGCGTGCAACAACAACACGCCGCAGGAGCGTGCCGCCGACAACATCGAGGCGAACGCCGAGAACACGGCCGATAACCTCGAGGACATGGCCGACAACGCCACCAGCGAGAACCGTGAAGACGCGCTCGAGAACAAGGCCGACAAGGTCCGTGAGCAGGGTGAGGAAAAGGCCGACGCGACCCGCACCAGTGCCGACATCGACGGCAACAGCGCCGATGACACCGTCTCGGGCAACAGCCAGAACAAGCGTTAATCTGCGAGAGCACGCAGGAGAAGGCGCTCACCCTCGCGGGTGAGCGCCCTTTTTTGTCAGGCCTTGGAGGGCGACCGGATGTGGCGGTTCACCTTAGCCGTCATCTCGAACATGGTCAGGCGCTTGTCGCCGACGATCTTGCCCAGCTTGTCGTCGGGCTCGATCTCACGGCCGTCGTCCTTCGCCTGCAGCTTATTCGCGCGGATATAGTCCCAGATCTTGCTGGTGACCTCGCCGCGCGCCATCGGGCCCTCGCCGACGATCGTTGCAAGCTCGGGGCTGACGTCGATCTTCTGGTGAACCGCGTCCGGGTTGGTGTCGTCGATTTCGACGTTCTTGGCCATCACGCTACTCCTCTCGGTCTGCCATGGCGGCAACCGGCGTGATCGGTTGGCGGTTCCGGCTGACGCGTCAGCATGGTCCCTTGGCCCGGTGGACGTCGCGGTTGGAGGGGCGTAGCGTTTCAACTGACACTTTGATCGACAGGAGCCTGTCCCATGCGCCGTCTGCTGCTTGCCGCCTTCCTCACGCTCGGTCTCAGCGCGCCGGCTAGCGCCGCCCTGCCGGTGGGCGCCAAGGCGCCCGACTTCACCACCACGGGCGCGCTGAACGGACGTGAATTCCGGCTGCACCTTGCCGACCAGCTCAAGAGCGGGCCGGTCGTGCTCTATTTCTATCCCAAGGCATTCACGGAAGGCTGCACCTTCGAAGCCAAGGCCTTCAGCGACGCGTCCGCCGATTTCCGGAAGGCCGGCGCGCGGGTGATCGGAATGAGCGCCGATGATTTGCCCACGCTCAAGCGCTTCAGCACCGAAGCGTGTCGAGGCAAGTTCCCGGTCGCGACAGCAAGCGCCGACGTGATCCGCGCCTATGACGTGAAGCTGCCGGTCGTCTCCATGACCAACCGCACCAGCTATGTAATCGCGAGAGACGGACGCATTGTCTTTGTCCATTCGGACCTGAGCTGGAAGGACCATGTCGCCAAGACGCTGGCGGCGGTCCGCGCGCTCCCCCGCTAAGCCTCAGCGTCCCAAGCGAAGCAGGCGCGCAAGCCAGCCTCGCCGTGGGGCGGGTTCCTGCTCTGCGACTGCGGCGGGTGGAGCTGCCTGCTCGGCCTCGCCCTGAAGCACGCGCTGGCGCAAGGTCGCTCCGGCGGGAGGGTTCGTGATGGCGTCAAGATCCTCGCGCGGGACCCAGGGCTTGACGGTCAGCGTGGCGAACTGCGGCTCGTTCGTCTTCGCCGCTTTCCTGGCAGCGGACGCGCGCGGGCGCTTGGCCTCGATCAGAGCGACGAAATCGGCGTTGACCCCCACTGCTCCGGCCACCAGCCGGCAGCCTGCCGGAAGCTGCCTGGAAGCGCGCTGAACCGCCTGCAGGAACAACGTGGAGCGAAGCCAGCAGCCGAGAACATATTCGACATAGCCACCAGGCGCACGGCCCTCCACGCCATCCCGACCATCGCGAAGGAAGTGGCGGTGCTTGTGGCCGATCAGCGCCGTGTTGAGCTCACCGAGGCCCGCTGCCGAGCAGTAGAATTCAACATCCTCTTCCTTGCCGACCCAGGCTGGAACGTCCTGGCTGCACTCCTCCAGCAATCCGTCGGCGCATGCCGTCGAGAAGGGGAAGGCCTCGTCCGAGTAGAGACCGAGCAGCAGCTCCGGCTCATGCAGTTGGCCGGCTTCGAACACCAGGTCGGGTGGATTGGTGAGACCCAGGGTGATGGCGGTGACCGGCGGACCTTCCCATTCAGCCAGGATCGGCAGCAGGTCATCCCACCCGTCGATCGTGACCTGGTCGGCGCTGGTCGCCTTGCACAGCGATGCCAGCGAGCCTTCGAAGGGGGCAAGCTCTTCGCGCAGCATGGCCTCCGTCGCTGCCGCATTACCGGCGGACAGGAGGTTGGCGATCCGGTTGCAGAAACCGCGCTCTCCCTCCTCCTCGAGGAAGGTCAGCTGAAGCGGGTGCGGCTCGGCCGGCTCGCGGTAGGAGCGGACTCCACTGGCATGCGCATCGGGGATGAAAACGTGCTGCGGGTGCCCCCGATACATGTTCATGCTTCAAGCTCCGCAGGCGGCCGAAGCCGCAGAACACCGTAGCCATAGGCAACATCGGTTAAGCAAAGGTGAGAGCTGGCTTTTCAGCCCGGGGCACCTGTTCGGCCCTGATGGGTTGAAGCACTCCGCTGTGGTAGCATCATGTGACGAACGAGAACCAGGGAGCAATGTCATGGCCAAGGGTCAGATGAAGTCGAACAAGGAAGCGCGGAAACCCAAGAAGGAAAAGCCAAAGACGATCGCGGCCAATCCTTCGAGCAAGGGCAGCAGCGGCGGACTTGGCAACGGCTAAGGCGGGAGGCGCTCCGGCGCAGCTGCGAATCCTGGTCGACGCGGACGCCTGCCCGGTCAAGGACGAGGTGTACAAGGTGGCGTGGCGGCGCGGCGTGCCGGTCAGCGTGGTCAGCAACATGCGGCTGCGGGTGCCGGAGCATCCGCTGATCGCGCGGGTCGTGGTCAGCGACGCGTTCGACGCCGCCGACGACTGGATCGCGAAGGAGGCTGGTCCGCGCAGCGTAGTGGTTACCGGCGACATTCTGCTGGCCGAGCGTTGCCTGAAGGCGGGCGCGACGGTGCTTGGCCACAACGGCAAGCCCTTCACCAACGCCGGCATCGGAGCCGCCATCGCCACCCGCGCGATCATGGCCGACCTGCGGGCCGGCGCCGGCGGCGAGGGCATCGGCGGATCCCGTCCGTTCGCCAGCGCCGACCGCTCCCGCTTCCTCCAGGCGCTCGACGAGACGCTGGTGCGGCTGGCGCGAGCATGAGCGATCCGTTCGACCTCCAGCGGTTCGTGGACGCGCAGGCGGGCGGGGTGTTCGAGCGGGCGCTGGGCGAGATCAGGGCCGGGCGGAAGGAGAGCCACTGGATGTGGTTCATCTTCCCCCAGCACCGCGACCTTGGACGCAGCCCGACGGCCAAACATTATGGACTGTCAGGACCCGGGGAGGCGCGGGCCTATCTGGCGCATTCGCTGCTTGGGCCACGCTACCGCGAAGCAGTGGCGGCGGTGAGCGAGCAGCTCGCGGCCGGGCGCAGCCTGGAGGCGATCTTCGGACAGCTCGACGCGATGAAGTACCGCTCCTCGCTCGAGATCTTCGGGCTCTAGGCCGGCAGCGCTGAGCCGACGGGGCCGACGGGCGCTTCCTCTCCGCGCGAATAGGTGCCGATCAGGACCCCCGCGGCGAGGACGTGGCCGGTGAGGTGCTCGACGAGGTCGGAGCGGCCGGGGCTGGAGTCCGGCTCGGGCGCGTCGGGGCCGAGCGCGAGTAGCTGGAAGACGTAGTCGTGCGAGCCGTGGCCGGTCGGCGGATCGGGCGGGAGCCAGCCTTCGGACAGGTAGCTGTTCCGGCCGACGTCCTTGCCGTCCGCGCCGGCGCCATCAGCACGGATCGCGCCTTCCGCGAGATGATCGAGCGCGGGGTCGATCGAGGCGACGATGGCGTGGACCAGCGGGCGCGGGGCGGGGGCGTCCGGGTCCTCGACGATCAGCGCCAGCCGGGCGGTCCCTTGCGGAACGCCGCGCCAGTGGAGCGGCGGGGAGACGCCGTCGCCATCGGCGGTGAAGCGCTCCGGCAGACGGGCGCCGGAGGCGAAGGCCGGGCTCATCAGGTCGAGCGAGGGCACGTCGGCCAGCCCGAGGCGGGCGAGGGTGAGCTTGTCATGGCCGGCGCGGACGTTGCCGAGCGCGGCCCCGAGCCAGTGGGGAATATTCTCCAGCATGCGCCAGCAACGCGCCGGCGGGCGGCGGGATGCAGGTCACGAAGTTTCCGCGGGAGCGCAGGACCGGAGTGACCCGGAAACCGGCGCCTTCCGCTCTAGAAACTGCCCTCCCGAGGGTCACGGCGAAATTGCCAGTCCGTGACCCGCACGGGCGGCGTGGCGAGGATATCGGTCCACAGCAGGTCGAACAGCCCGCCCGCCTCGCGCCGGCGCAGGCGATGCGCGCTTTCGCGGCTCATCCCCGCGGCGCGCGCGGCCGCCTCGACGCAGCGGCGGCGGGCGAGGTGGGAGAGGAACAGGCACTGACGCTCTGGCGTCCAGCGCGGCGGCGAGGGGTCGCTCATCGTGACGGATAAAGCAGGCCAAATCCTACTTTGAAAGCGCGGCAGCGGCGGCGTCAGTCGCCCACGCGGGAAAGAGTGGTGCGGTTGCGGACCAGCCAGCGTTCGCCCGCGTCGTCGGTGAAATCCACTTCCTTGAGCGCCACCAGCGTGTCGCTCGCGCGGGTGGTGGTGACGCGGATTCGGGCGGGGCGATCGTCGTCGGTCCCGGTCTCCTCGCTGACCAGGGTCCAGCGGTTCGGACCACCGGCGCCGGGCTGGAGCGTCAGCCTAGCGGTCGACAGTTCGACGTCGCGGTTCTTGCGGAAGCTGACGCTGCTTTCGCTGACCCCGTCCTTGAGCAGCATGGAGGCGGTGGTGATTCGGACCACGCCGGTCTGGGGGCCATCGTCGAAGTCGGCCACGCGCAGCTGGGTGACGCCGTCGCCGCCGTCGCGCACCTCCACCGTGACCGGCAGGCCGAACCACTTGTCGGCCTGATAATCGCGATATTCGAGCTTGCCGCGCCAGCGACCGACCTGGGAGGCGCGGGCGGCGGCCACGGTCAGCGGCGCGGACGGCGGCGGCGGCGGCGCAGCGGCGGCGAGCAGGACAGCGGCGAAGAGCGGCAGCATGGGGCGTATCCCGGAGGGCAACGAGGGGATCGTGATGCCACCGGAACGATGCCGCCGCCAACCGGTCCGTTGGACCAGCGGCGCCGGGCTCAGGAGTCCGGCGCCGGTTCGAAGGCGGTGAGGATGGGGCAGGGCTTTTCCCGCTCGCGCGCGCATGCCGTGGCGAGGCGGGACAGAGCGGCGCGGGCTTCCTGGAGTTCGGCGATGCGACCGTCGATGGCGGCGATGCGCTGGGTGGCCAGCGCCCGCGCGCGCTCCCGGTCGTCGCCGGCGTCCAGCTCCAGCAGCTCGCGGATCTCATTGAGCGCGAAGCCGGCCGCCTGGGCCGAGCGGATGAAGCGCAGCCGCCGCACATGCTCTTCGCCATAGCGGCGCACCTCGCCATACGGCTTCGGCGGCTCGGCCAGCAGGCCGATGCGCTGGTAGTAACGGACCGTTTCCACCCCCACGCACGCCGCCGCCGCGACCCCGCCGATGGTGTCCGATCTTTTCGCTTGATTCCGTACCATGGTACGGCGGTTACTACCCCTTTCGTCCACTGTTGGACAATAAGGAGAATGACCATGGAGAAGACCCAGAAGCCGACCACCAGCAACTGCGGCTGCAAGTCCGGCGGCGGTTGCCGCTGCAACCCCTGCACCTGCAAGAACTGCACCTGCTAAAGTGCGTATGGCCGCACCCCGGCGCTTGGCCGGGGTGCGGCCCTGTTCCCCTGCATGGCCCTAAGCCGGGGGCGACATGGCCCTTGGCCGTCACCATCTGAGTGACATGGCGGAGGGCGGCCGGCCGGTGTCCGGCCGGGCCTCCCGCGGAACGCAAAGGGAGAAGGGTCATGGCCGAAGCCTATTGGAACGACACGCTGATCGCGAAGAGCGACGACATCGTGACGGTGGAGGGCAACGCTTATTTCCCGCTGGAGGCGGTGACGCCGGGCGTGCTCACCGACAGCGCGACCACCAGCGTCTGCCCGTGGAAGGGTACGGCGTCCTATTACACGATCACGGCCGGCGGCGCCGAGAACAAGGACGCGGCCTGGTATTATCCCGAGCCCAAGGACGCCGCGAAGGAGATCAAAGGGCGGGTGGCCTTCTGGAAGGGTGTCGAAGTCAGGGCCTAGCCCAGCCGCTTGCGGTTGGCCCGCACGCGCTTGCCCGCGATCCGCACCGCGGCGCGAGCGGTGCCCTGCGGGGTTCGGACCTTCCCGCTGGCGAGCGTGCCGGCGAGTTCGGCGCCGGCGGCCATCTTCTCCGCCACCATACGCTCGGCTTCCTTCGCGGCCTTGGGCCCGCCCTGCATCACCGTCAGGGTGCGCAGGCCGATGACGGCGGCGGCATCGGCCATCAGCAAGACGCTGTCGAACCAGAGGCCGGTCCAGGCTGGTTTGGGGTGGCGGGTCACAAAGCTTCTTTTCGTAAGAGAGGCGAAAGTCATGTTTCAACCGAGTGTTCGGCCGTCGCACTCAAGTGTCTCGTATGCACGTTCCGACACTTGATCGAGAGCAGATTATAATCTTGATATCCTATAATGGCCCATCCATCCGCCGATTTGGTAACTGGTTTCGTCGCCAGATTATCAGACTATTACAATCTCACTCAACAGATCGCCGGTCTATTAAGATCCGCACTCTCCGAGGAAAGCCTTAAGTTCCTTATCGTCGAAAGCCGGGTTAAGGATGTTGAGAGCTTCAAGAAGAAGCTCACAAGGCCTGAAAAATCCTACACGAGCTTGTCACAGGTGCCGGACTTGGCAGGTGTAAGGGTAGTTGCGTTTTATCAGGACGACTGCGTGAAGATCGCCGAAATTGTGAAGAGGGAATTCCTAGTCGTTGAAGAGGAACTCTCACATCAACAAGATCAGCTCGGTAGTGATAAATTTGGATACATATCGGCACACTATATTGTAAAATGTGCAGAGGCCAGAAAAGACCTTATAGAGTGGAGAAGAATCGCCGATCTGCAATGTGAGATACAGATTAGAACGGTTATACAACACGCTTGGTCGGCCGTTTCCCACGAGTTACAATATAAAAATGAAGAGGCTTCACGAAAACTGGAGCGCCGTCTTAATCGAATAGCGGGACTTTTCGAGCTAGCTGATGAGGAGTTTGTTGGGCTTCGCGAGCAAAGGAAAAAGCTCGCGATCGAGCGCGAAAAGAATCTAAGCACTAAAAACGCTAAAACGCCCTTAACGGTGACTGCAGTCGCTCGATTTAGTTTGCGTTGGCTAGGTGGGCAGGCCGGACTAAACCGTCTCCGAACAATCGGCTACGAGATCGAAGATACATTCGACAATGATGCGGCTAATCAAGTCATATCCTTGTCAAAGTCGGAGGGAATTGACACTGTTCAAGGTGTCATTCAGGCTGTTGGAGAGTTTGACGTCGACTATATGAAGGCGCAATATGAGGCCGATCGAGCTTCAGGCCTCTGGAGCATAAGTCCATCGTTTGCGCTTGTTCTTCACCTGATTCGACATATGAAGAACAAAATAAATTCAGATCAGCTTATTAGTTTAGGATGGGATAAATCGATTGCAGACAGAGTGATCAAGATAGCCAAGGCTTCTTGATTCTGGCCTGCTAGTTACAAGTTGTTCTCTTCTTACTGATGTAAAACCTCGCTCAAATATTCGCCCCCTTGGCGTCATGCTCCGCGATCAGCTTGTCGAGCTCCGCAATCCGCAGCCGCTCGGGCGTGTCCTTCGCAAAACCCTTGAGGCGGCAGGTGGCCCAGAGGGTCTTGCGCTCGGACTCGAGGCGTTTGCGGTAGAGGTCGGCCATTGGCTCAGTCGTGCTCCCGTCCACCAGCGCCGATGTAGAGCTCGTTGCCGCCTTCGCGGTACTTCGCGCTCATCTCGGCCATGCCCTGCTCGGCTTCGGCGGCGGCGGGCGCCGGGGTGGCGTTGAGCAGGCCGGCGTCTTGCTTGGCCGCGAAGTCCCGGACCTCCTGGGTGATCTTCATGCTGCAGAACTTGGGTCCGCACATGGAGCAGAAATGAGCGGTCTTGGCGCCTTCGGCGGGAAGGGTCTGGTCGTGGTAGCGCTCGGCCGTGTCGGGATCGAGGCTGAGGTGGAACTGGTCGCGCCAGCGGAACTCGAACCGGGCGCGGCTGAGCGCGTCGTCGCGCAGCTTGGCGGCGGGGTGGCCCTTGGCGAGGTCGGCGGCGTGGGCGGCGAGCTTGTAGGTGACGACCCCGACCTTGACGTCGTCGCGGTCGGGCAGGCCGAGATGCTCCTTGGGGGTGACGTAGCAGAGCATCGCGGTGCCGAACCAGCCGATCATGGCGGCGCCGATGCCGCTGGTGATGTGGTCGTAGCCGGGCGCGATGTCGGTGGTGAGCGGCCCCAGCGTGTAGAAGGGCGCCTCGCCGCAGCTTGCCAGCTGCTTGTCCATATTCTCCTTGATCTTGTGCATCGGCACGTGGCCGGGGCCCTCGATCATCACCTGGCAGTCGTGTTCCCACGCCTTTTTGGTGAGCTCACCCAGCGTGTAGAGCTCGGCGAACTGGGCTTCGTCGTTGGCGTCGGCGATGGAGCCGGGGCGGAGGCCGTCGCCGAGGGAGAAGGCGACGTCATAGGCCTTCATGATCTCGCAAATCTCGTCGAAGCGCTCGTAGAGGAAGCTCTCGCGGTGGTGGGCGAGGCACCACTTCGCCATGATCGAGCCGCCGCGGCTGACGATGCCGGTGACGCGCTTGGCGGTCAGGGGCACGTAGGGCAGGCGGACGCCGGCGTGGATGGTGAAATAGTCGACGCCCTGCTCCGCCTGCTCGATCAGCGTGTCGCGGAACAGGTCCCAGGTCAGGTCCTCGGCGATGCCGCCGACCTTTTCGAGCGCCTGGTAGATGGGGACGGTGCCGATGGGCACGGGCGAGTTCCTGAGGATCCACTCGCGCGTGTCATGGATGTTGCGGCCGGTGGAGAGGTCCATCACCGTGTCCGCGCCCCAGCGGATCGCCCAGACCATCTTGTCGACCTCGGCGGCGACGTCGGAGGCGACGGCGCTGTTGCCGATGTTGGCGTTGATCTTGACCAGGAAGTTGCGGCCGATCGCCATCGGCTCGGATTCGGGGTGGTTGATGTTGTTGGGGATGATCGCGCGGCCGCGGGCGACCTCGTCACGGA
This window contains:
- a CDS encoding PspC domain-containing protein — protein: MEKFQLNRRDAKLMGVGAGIADATGVDPLVVRLGLVLAVLVTGPIAVILYFVAAWLASDR
- a CDS encoding SWIB/MDM2 domain-containing protein; translation: MAKNVEIDDTNPDAVHQKIDVSPELATIVGEGPMARGEVTSKIWDYIRANKLQAKDDGREIEPDDKLGKIVGDKRLTMFEMTAKVNRHIRSPSKA
- a CDS encoding peroxiredoxin yields the protein MRRLLLAAFLTLGLSAPASAALPVGAKAPDFTTTGALNGREFRLHLADQLKSGPVVLYFYPKAFTEGCTFEAKAFSDASADFRKAGARVIGMSADDLPTLKRFSTEACRGKFPVATASADVIRAYDVKLPVVSMTNRTSYVIARDGRIVFVHSDLSWKDHVAKTLAAVRALPR
- a CDS encoding YaiI/YqxD family protein, which gives rise to MRILVDADACPVKDEVYKVAWRRGVPVSVVSNMRLRVPEHPLIARVVVSDAFDAADDWIAKEAGPRSVVVTGDILLAERCLKAGATVLGHNGKPFTNAGIGAAIATRAIMADLRAGAGGEGIGGSRPFASADRSRFLQALDETLVRLARA
- a CDS encoding DUF1810 family protein, with translation MSDPFDLQRFVDAQAGGVFERALGEIRAGRKESHWMWFIFPQHRDLGRSPTAKHYGLSGPGEARAYLAHSLLGPRYREAVAAVSEQLAAGRSLEAIFGQLDAMKYRSSLEIFGL
- a CDS encoding YbhB/YbcL family Raf kinase inhibitor-like protein; amino-acid sequence: MLENIPHWLGAALGNVRAGHDKLTLARLGLADVPSLDLMSPAFASGARLPERFTADGDGVSPPLHWRGVPQGTARLALIVEDPDAPAPRPLVHAIVASIDPALDHLAEGAIRADGAGADGKDVGRNSYLSEGWLPPDPPTGHGSHDYVFQLLALGPDAPEPDSSPGRSDLVEHLTGHVLAAGVLIGTYSRGEEAPVGPVGSALPA
- a CDS encoding LysR family transcriptional regulator, with amino-acid sequence MSDPSPPRWTPERQCLFLSHLARRRCVEAAARAAGMSRESAHRLRRREAGGLFDLLWTDILATPPVRVTDWQFRRDPREGSF
- a CDS encoding MerR family DNA-binding protein, yielding MVRNQAKRSDTIGGVAAAACVGVETVRYYQRIGLLAEPPKPYGEVRRYGEEHVRRLRFIRSAQAAGFALNEIRELLELDAGDDRERARALATQRIAAIDGRIAELQEARAALSRLATACAREREKPCPILTAFEPAPDS
- a CDS encoding DUF427 domain-containing protein, with product MAEAYWNDTLIAKSDDIVTVEGNAYFPLEAVTPGVLTDSATTSVCPWKGTASYYTITAGGAENKDAAWYYPEPKDAAKEIKGRVAFWKGVEVRA
- a CDS encoding RelA/SpoT domain-containing protein; protein product: MAHPSADLVTGFVARLSDYYNLTQQIAGLLRSALSEESLKFLIVESRVKDVESFKKKLTRPEKSYTSLSQVPDLAGVRVVAFYQDDCVKIAEIVKREFLVVEEELSHQQDQLGSDKFGYISAHYIVKCAEARKDLIEWRRIADLQCEIQIRTVIQHAWSAVSHELQYKNEEASRKLERRLNRIAGLFELADEEFVGLREQRKKLAIEREKNLSTKNAKTPLTVTAVARFSLRWLGGQAGLNRLRTIGYEIEDTFDNDAANQVISLSKSEGIDTVQGVIQAVGEFDVDYMKAQYEADRASGLWSISPSFALVLHLIRHMKNKINSDQLISLGWDKSIADRVIKIAKAS
- the thiC gene encoding phosphomethylpyrimidine synthase ThiC; this encodes MADIPARTELKVTTGPIRGSRKVHLGPLNVAMRQVILEPSSGEPPVTLYDTSGPYTDPNARIDIMAGLPELRSGWIRARGDVEEVTQREVRPEDNGMAGPDRSGGVAPFPNVRKKVLRARSGANVTQMHYARRGIITPEMEYVAHRENLGREAALNTPRDGESFGAAIPDFVTPEFVRDEVARGRAIIPNNINHPESEPMAIGRNFLVKINANIGNSAVASDVAAEVDKMVWAIRWGADTVMDLSTGRNIHDTREWILRNSPVPIGTVPIYQALEKVGGIAEDLTWDLFRDTLIEQAEQGVDYFTIHAGVRLPYVPLTAKRVTGIVSRGGSIMAKWCLAHHRESFLYERFDEICEIMKAYDVAFSLGDGLRPGSIADANDEAQFAELYTLGELTKKAWEHDCQVMIEGPGHVPMHKIKENMDKQLASCGEAPFYTLGPLTTDIAPGYDHITSGIGAAMIGWFGTAMLCYVTPKEHLGLPDRDDVKVGVVTYKLAAHAADLAKGHPAAKLRDDALSRARFEFRWRDQFHLSLDPDTAERYHDQTLPAEGAKTAHFCSMCGPKFCSMKITQEVRDFAAKQDAGLLNATPAPAAAEAEQGMAEMSAKYREGGNELYIGAGGREHD